From Salipiger profundus, a single genomic window includes:
- a CDS encoding ribonuclease J: protein MSNERIIYLPLGGAGEIGMNCYVYGYGAPGEERLIVVDLGVAFPDMDTSPGVDIIFADISWLEKNRDRIEAVFITHAHEDHVGAVGHCFERLGVKVYARAFTANLARQKLAEYGYSEDTVQTCSKWPETVTAGPFTVGFLPISHSIPESSALVIDTPAGRLVHTGDFKLDHEPLVGEAFDPELWAEVSASGVKAMICDSTNVFNEHEGRSESELGPNIEELISAAPQMVVATTFASNVARVKTLADAGVKAGRSICLLGRAMRRMIEAAIETGVLVDFPRVVSPEEAVEIPRENLMLIVTGSQGERRAASAQLSRGKYNGIELKEGDLFLFSSKTIPGNEKEVIRIMNNFSERGVDVVDDAGGKYHVSGHANGPDLARLQDIVQPQIVVPMHGEHRHLRQHVKLAEQKGRTGVLAVNGMMIDLSGNVPTVAEWIEAGRTYLDGSVQIGALDGIVRDRIRMALNGHVLVTVILDEDDEPLGEPWCELRGLPETGRSNAALVEVLEEDLNQFMGRAGDKTLTDDDKLEEGLRRIVRNTSQNEIGKKPEVTVVISRLS, encoded by the coding sequence ATGAGCAACGAACGCATCATCTATCTCCCCCTCGGGGGGGCCGGCGAGATCGGCATGAACTGCTATGTCTACGGCTACGGCGCCCCGGGCGAGGAGCGGCTGATCGTCGTCGACCTCGGCGTGGCCTTTCCGGACATGGACACGTCGCCGGGCGTCGACATCATCTTCGCGGACATCTCCTGGCTGGAGAAGAACCGCGACCGGATCGAGGCGGTGTTCATCACCCACGCCCACGAGGACCACGTCGGCGCGGTTGGCCACTGCTTCGAGCGGCTCGGGGTCAAGGTCTACGCCCGCGCCTTCACGGCGAACCTCGCGCGGCAGAAGCTCGCGGAATACGGCTATTCCGAGGACACGGTGCAGACCTGTTCGAAGTGGCCCGAGACGGTGACCGCGGGGCCGTTCACGGTCGGGTTCCTGCCGATCTCGCATTCGATCCCGGAAAGCTCGGCACTGGTCATCGACACGCCCGCCGGGCGGCTCGTGCACACCGGCGATTTCAAGCTCGACCACGAGCCGCTGGTGGGCGAGGCCTTCGACCCCGAACTCTGGGCCGAGGTCTCGGCTTCGGGCGTCAAGGCGATGATCTGCGACTCCACCAACGTCTTCAACGAGCACGAGGGCCGCTCGGAATCCGAGCTGGGCCCGAACATCGAGGAACTGATTTCGGCAGCGCCGCAGATGGTGGTGGCCACGACCTTTGCCTCGAACGTGGCACGGGTGAAGACGCTGGCCGACGCGGGCGTCAAGGCCGGGCGGTCGATCTGCCTGCTGGGCCGCGCCATGCGGCGGATGATCGAGGCCGCGATCGAGACCGGCGTGCTCGTCGATTTCCCGCGCGTCGTGAGCCCGGAAGAGGCCGTCGAGATCCCGCGCGAGAACCTCATGCTGATCGTCACCGGCAGCCAGGGCGAACGCCGTGCCGCGAGCGCGCAGCTGTCGCGCGGCAAGTACAACGGCATCGAGCTGAAGGAGGGCGATCTCTTCCTGTTCTCGTCCAAGACCATTCCCGGCAACGAGAAGGAGGTCATCCGGATCATGAACAACTTCTCCGAGCGCGGGGTCGACGTGGTCGATGACGCGGGCGGCAAGTATCACGTCTCGGGGCACGCCAACGGACCGGATCTCGCGCGGCTGCAGGACATCGTTCAGCCGCAGATCGTCGTGCCGATGCACGGCGAGCACCGCCACCTGCGCCAGCACGTGAAGCTTGCCGAGCAGAAGGGCCGCACCGGTGTCCTTGCGGTCAACGGCATGATGATCGACCTCAGCGGCAACGTTCCCACGGTGGCCGAGTGGATCGAGGCGGGGCGCACCTACCTCGACGGCAGCGTGCAGATCGGCGCGCTGGATGGCATCGTGCGCGACCGCATCCGGATGGCGCTGAACGGCCACGTGCTGGTGACGGTCATTCTCGACGAGGACGACGAGCCGCTGGGCGAGCCCTGGTGCGAGCTGCGGGGCCTGCCCGAGACCGGGCGCAGCAACGCGGCGCTGGTCGAGGTGCTCGAGGAGGATCTCAACCAGTTCATGGGCCGGGCCGGCGACAAGACCCTGACCGACGACGACAAGCTCGAGGAGGGGCTGCGCCGGATCGTGCGCAACACCTCGCAGAACGAGATCGGCAAGAAGCCCGAGGTGACCGTTGTCATCAGCCGACTGAGCTGA
- a CDS encoding type III pantothenate kinase has translation MLLAIDCGNTNTVFSIWDGEKFLATWRTSTEHQRTADQYYVWLSTLMEFRKIEADITDMIISSTVPRVVFNLRVLADRYFGTRPYVVGKPDCVLPVDVRVDAGTQVGPDRLVNTVAGYDLYGGDLIVVDFGTATTFDVVASDGAYVGGVIAPGVNLSLEALHLAAAALPHVDITKPQKVVGTNTVACMQSGVFWGYVGLVREICARIKAERDVPMRVISTGGLAPLFQQAEDLFDEWVDELTMHGLTVIHEHNKRQEAA, from the coding sequence ATGCTTCTGGCGATCGACTGCGGCAACACCAATACCGTCTTTTCGATCTGGGACGGAGAGAAGTTCCTTGCGACCTGGCGGACCTCGACCGAGCACCAGCGCACGGCGGACCAGTATTACGTCTGGCTTTCGACGCTGATGGAGTTCCGCAAGATCGAGGCCGACATCACCGACATGATCATCTCGTCGACGGTGCCACGAGTGGTCTTCAACCTGAGGGTGCTGGCGGACCGTTATTTTGGCACGCGGCCCTACGTGGTGGGCAAGCCCGATTGCGTGCTGCCGGTCGACGTGCGCGTCGATGCGGGCACGCAGGTCGGGCCCGACCGGCTGGTCAACACGGTTGCCGGATATGACCTGTATGGCGGCGACCTGATCGTCGTCGACTTCGGCACCGCCACGACCTTCGACGTGGTCGCGAGCGACGGCGCCTACGTCGGTGGCGTGATCGCGCCGGGGGTGAACCTGAGCCTCGAGGCTTTGCACCTCGCCGCCGCTGCACTGCCGCATGTGGACATCACCAAACCGCAGAAGGTGGTGGGCACCAACACCGTCGCCTGCATGCAGTCGGGGGTGTTCTGGGGCTATGTCGGGCTCGTCCGCGAGATCTGCGCGCGGATCAAGGCTGAACGGGACGTCCCGATGCGCGTTATTTCCACCGGGGGGCTTGCGCCGCTCTTCCAGCAGGCAGAGGACCTGTTCGACGAATGGGTGGATGAGCTGACCATGCACGGCCTCACGGTCATCCACGAACATAACAAGCGGCAGGAGGCTGCATGA
- a CDS encoding biotin--[acetyl-CoA-carboxylase] ligase, which produces MRWPAGYGRRVLPEVDSTNAEAARLAGTLAGPEWICALRQIAGRGRRGRPWADPQGNFAATLLLMPREAPQVVALRSFVASLALYDAFAAATGRVDGLSLKWPNDVLLNGGKVAGILLESLGQRRGVAHLAIGIGVNLASAPAAETVEPGALRPVSLLSETGVHVDPESFLGLLAEAYAGHEARFVTYGFAPLREAWLARAARLGEVITARTGNAEITGTFETVDEAGNLVLQTRAGRQAVAAADVFF; this is translated from the coding sequence ATGAGATGGCCGGCAGGATACGGGCGGCGGGTGCTGCCGGAGGTGGACAGCACCAACGCCGAGGCCGCGCGGCTCGCGGGGACGCTTGCGGGGCCCGAGTGGATCTGCGCGCTGCGGCAGATCGCGGGGCGGGGCCGGCGGGGGCGGCCCTGGGCGGATCCGCAGGGGAATTTCGCGGCGACATTGCTGCTGATGCCGCGCGAGGCGCCGCAGGTGGTGGCGCTGCGCAGCTTCGTGGCGTCGCTCGCGCTTTACGATGCCTTTGCAGCGGCCACCGGCCGGGTGGACGGGCTGTCTCTCAAGTGGCCGAACGACGTGCTGCTGAACGGCGGCAAGGTGGCGGGTATCCTGCTCGAGAGCCTCGGCCAGCGGCGAGGGGTGGCGCATCTGGCAATCGGCATCGGGGTGAACCTCGCGTCGGCGCCCGCTGCGGAGACGGTGGAGCCCGGCGCGTTGCGGCCGGTGTCGCTGCTCTCGGAGACCGGGGTGCATGTCGATCCCGAGAGTTTTCTGGGCCTGCTGGCCGAGGCCTACGCGGGGCATGAGGCGCGGTTCGTCACCTACGGCTTCGCGCCGCTGCGCGAGGCCTGGCTGGCGCGCGCGGCGCGGCTAGGCGAGGTGATCACCGCCCGGACGGGCAACGCCGAGATCACCGGCACCTTCGAAACCGTGGACGAGGCGGGGAACCTCGTGCTGCAGACCCGGGCGGGCCGGCAGGCCGTCGCCGCGGCGGACGTATTTTTCTGA
- the nuoN gene encoding NADH-quinone oxidoreductase subunit NuoN gives MISADLNTILPEIVLAVYAMLALVGAVYTGKDKLASLLVWVTAGLFFAVAIWIGASGGGDRVAFHGMFIDDAFSRFAKVAILLSAAAVLLMSEGYMSRHNMLRFEYPVLVTLGTVGMMMMVSAGDLIALYMGLELQSLALYVVASLRRDHERSTEAGLKYFVLGALSSGLLLYGASLTYGFSGTTLFSGIITAATEEHLSVGLLIGLVMMMSGLAFKVSAVPFHMWTPDVYEGSPTPVTAFFATAPKVAAMGLLARLLFDAFGGAVADWSQVVALLSLLSMFLGSIAAIGQRDIKRLMAYSSITHMGYALMGLAAGTQFGVQAMLVYMAIYVTMNVGTFAFILSMSRDGEPVTDIASLGMYSRKEPGRALAMLVLLFSLAGVPPLVGFFGKFYVLQAAYGAGLVWLAVGGVIASVISAYYYLRIVYFMYFGEDREDALDAGGSPVLWGFLMVSAIIMVAGVVNLFGVEGAASAAAATLVN, from the coding sequence ATGATCTCGGCTGATCTGAACACCATCCTTCCGGAGATCGTGCTGGCGGTCTACGCCATGCTGGCGCTGGTCGGCGCGGTCTACACCGGCAAGGACAAGCTGGCGTCGCTCCTCGTGTGGGTCACCGCCGGCCTGTTCTTCGCCGTCGCGATCTGGATCGGGGCCTCGGGCGGGGGCGACCGCGTCGCCTTCCACGGCATGTTCATCGACGACGCCTTCTCGCGGTTCGCCAAGGTGGCGATCCTGCTGTCGGCGGCGGCGGTGCTGCTGATGTCCGAAGGCTACATGAGCCGCCACAACATGCTGCGCTTCGAGTACCCGGTCCTTGTGACGCTGGGCACCGTCGGCATGATGATGATGGTGTCGGCAGGCGACCTGATCGCGCTCTACATGGGGCTCGAGCTGCAGTCGCTGGCGCTCTACGTCGTGGCGTCGCTGCGCCGGGACCACGAGCGCTCGACCGAGGCGGGCCTGAAGTATTTCGTGCTCGGCGCGCTGTCGTCCGGCCTGCTGCTCTACGGCGCCTCGCTGACCTACGGCTTCTCGGGGACCACGCTGTTCTCGGGGATCATCACCGCGGCCACCGAAGAGCACCTCTCGGTGGGGCTGCTGATCGGTCTCGTGATGATGATGTCGGGCCTTGCCTTCAAGGTGTCGGCCGTACCGTTCCACATGTGGACGCCGGACGTCTACGAGGGCTCGCCGACGCCGGTCACCGCCTTCTTCGCCACCGCGCCCAAGGTCGCGGCCATGGGCCTGCTCGCGCGGCTGCTGTTCGACGCCTTCGGCGGCGCCGTCGCCGACTGGAGCCAGGTCGTGGCGCTGCTGTCGCTGCTGTCCATGTTCCTCGGCTCGATCGCCGCGATCGGCCAGCGCGACATCAAGCGCCTGATGGCATACTCCTCGATCACCCACATGGGCTACGCGCTCATGGGGCTCGCGGCGGGCACCCAGTTCGGCGTGCAGGCGATGCTGGTCTACATGGCGATCTACGTGACGATGAACGTCGGCACCTTCGCCTTCATCCTTTCGATGAGCCGCGACGGCGAGCCGGTGACCGACATCGCGTCGCTTGGCATGTACTCCAGGAAGGAACCGGGCCGGGCGCTGGCGATGCTGGTGCTGCTGTTCTCGCTCGCGGGCGTGCCGCCGCTGGTCGGCTTCTTCGGCAAGTTCTACGTGCTTCAGGCGGCCTACGGGGCCGGGCTGGTCTGGCTCGCGGTGGGCGGCGTGATCGCTTCTGTCATCAGCGCCTACTACTACCTGCGGATCGTCTACTTCATGTATTTCGGCGAGGACCGCGAGGATGCGCTGGACGCCGGCGGCTCGCCGGTGCTCTGGGGCTTCCTGATGGTCTCGGCGATCATCATGGTGGCCGGGGTGGTGAACCTCTTCGGGGTCGAGGGCGCCGCGTCGGCGGCGGCCGCGACGCTGGTCAACTGA